Proteins encoded by one window of Arachis hypogaea cultivar Tifrunner chromosome 1, arahy.Tifrunner.gnm2.J5K5, whole genome shotgun sequence:
- the LOC112710882 gene encoding ATP sulfurylase 2-like — translation MRESEYLQSLHFNCLRMEDGSVVNMSLPIVLAIDDETKGRIGSSLHVALVGPLGDCVAILRSIEIYKHNKEERIARTWGTTAPGLPYVDEVITPSGDWLIGGDLEVLKPIKYSDGLDNYRLSPKQLRKEFESRKADAVFAFQLRNPVHNGHALLMNDTRKRLLEMGYKNPILLLHPLGGFTKADDVPLDVRMEQHSKVLEDGVLDPETTIVAIFPSPMHYAGPTEVQWHAKARINAGANFYIVGRDPAGMAHPTEKRDLYDPDHGKKVLTMAPGLHKLNILPFKVAAYDNRENKMAFFDPSRAKDFLFISGTKMRAYAKNGENPPNGFMCPSGWKVLVEYYQSSQAQEASQ, via the exons ATGAGGGAGAGTGAATACCTTCAGAGTTTGCATTTTAATTGTTTGAGGATGGAAGATGGTTCTGTTGTGAACATGTCCCTTCCGATTGTGTTGGCAATTGACGATGAAACAAAAGGGAGAATTGGCTCATCTTTGCATGTTGCTTTGGTTGGGCCTCTTGGAGATTGTGTTGCTATTCTTCGAAG TATTGAAATATACAAGCataacaaagaagaaagaattgCCAGAACATGGGGAACAACTGCTCCAGGATTGCCTTATGTTGATGAAGTGATTACTCCATCAGGGGATTGGTTAATTGGAGGAGATTTGGAAGTTCTAAAACCAATCAAATATAGTGATGGACTTGATAACTATAGACTCTCCCCTAAACAACTTCGGAAAGAATTTGAATCGCGTAAAGCTGATGCAGTTTTTGCATTCCAGTTAAGAAACCCAGTGCATAATGGTCATGCCTTGTTGATGAATGATACTCGGAAGCGACTGTTGGAAATGGGATACAAGAATCCAATTTTGTTGCTTCATCCTCTTGGAGGTTTCACAAAGGCTGATGATGTACCCTTGGATGTTAGGATGGAACAACATAGCAAG GTCCTAGAAGATGGTGTTCTTGATCCAGAGACTACCATAGTGGCCATATTTCCATCACCGATGCATTATGCAGGACCAACGGAAGTGCAGTGGCATGCCAAGGCACGAATAAATGCCGGTGCCAACTTCTATATTGTTGGTCGGGATCCTGCCGGCATGGCTCATCCAACTGAGAAAAGGGATCTCTATGATCCTGATCATGGCAAAAAGGTTCTCACCATGGCTCCTGGCCTTCACAAGCTTAACATTTTGCCTTTCAAG GTGGCAGCTTATGATAATAGGGAAAACAAGATGGCATTTTTTGATCCCAGCCGTGCTAAAGATTTCCTTTTTATATCTGGAACCAAG ATGAGGGCTTATGCAAAAAATGGTGAAAATCCACCAAATGGTTTTATGTGCCCATCTGGATGGAAGGTTCTTGTCGAGTATTATCAAAGTTCGCAAGCCCAAGAGGCATCACAATAG
- the LOC112789373 gene encoding pentatricopeptide repeat-containing protein At1g73400, mitochondrial isoform X3, with amino-acid sequence MLLFGPSSLRYQKRHRIWNEAASSVTHSPCHISRSHASCVYLIQSSSLHIHSFGKHVVPMRNYCSETVSVIQNSSFSVNVEEVNGLESYVDKVYNSLMDSSLGFNNLENALDQLGVPLSTPLVTGVLYRLRYDEKIAFRFFTWAGCQQNYSHEPCAYNDMMDILSCTKYKTKQFRIVCDMLEYMKRHNKNTVPVEVLLTILRRYTEKYLTRVQKLAKKKRIRVKTQPEINAFNLLLDALCKCCLVEDAEGLYKKVRKRIKPNADTHNILVFGWCRVRNPTRAMKFLEEMIELGHKPDNFTYNAALDTFFKAGMITEALNLFEFMRTKGSTISSPTAKTYAIVIVALVQNDRMEECFELTGHMISNGCLPDVSTYKDIIEGMCLNGKIDEAYKFLDEMGNKGYPPDIVTYNCFLKVLCDNKKSEEALKLYGRMIEFGCLPSVQTYNMLISMFFDMDDPDGAFETWHEMEE; translated from the exons ATGCTACTCTTTGGCCCCTCCAGTCTTCGCTATCAAAAACGACACCGAATTTGGAACGAAGCTGCATCATCAGTCACT caCTCCCCTTGCCATATTTCAAGATCACATGCTTCTTGTGTTTACTTAATTCAGTCTTCATCACTGCATATTCACTCTTTTGGTAAACATGTTGTTCCAATGCGGAATTATTGTTCAGAAACTGTCTCAGTGATCCAAAATTCTAGCTTTAGTGTGAATGTTGAAGAAGTTAATGGTTTAGAGAGCTATGTTGATAAAGTTTACAACTCTCTGATGGATAGTTCACTAGGTTTTAACAATTTGGAAAATGCCCTTGATCAATTGGGTGTTCCATTGTCTACCCCATTGGTCACCGGGGTGTTGTATAGGCTTCGTTATGATGAAAAGATTGCATTTCGGTTCTTCACTTGGGCTGGCTGTCAACAGAATTATTCACATGAGCCTTGTGCTTATAATGATATGATGGACATCTTATCTTGTACTAAGTACAAGACTAAGCAGTTCCGGATAGTTTGCGACATGCTGGAGTATATGAAGAGGCATAACAAGAACACGGTGCCAGTTGAAGTCCTCTTGACGATTTTGAGGAGGTATACAGAGAAGTATCTGACTCGTGTGCAGAAGCTTGCGAAGAAGAAGAGGATAAGAGTGAAGACGCAGCCAGAAATAAATGCATTTAACTTGCTCTTGGATGCCCTGTGCAAGTGTTGCTTAGTTGAGGATGCTGAAGGTCTGTATAAGAAAGTTAGGAAAAGGATCAAGCCGAATGCAGATACACACAATATATTGGTTTTCGGCTGGTGTAGGGTTAGAAACCCGACTAGGGCAATGAAATTCCTGGAAGAGATGATTGAATTGGGTCATAAGCCTGACAATTTCACTTACAACGCCGCCCTTGATACCTTTTTCAAGGCAGGCATGATAACCGAGGCACTAAATCTTTTCGAATTCATGAGAACGAAAGGTTCAACCATATCTTCTCCCACTGCAAAGACTTATGCAATTGTAATTGTGGCGCTTGTGCAAAATGATAGAATGGAGGAGTGTTTTGAACTTACGGGGCATATGATTAGCAATGGTTGCCTTCCTGATGTTTCAACATACAAGGATATAATTGAAGGGATGTGTTTGAATGGAAAGATAGATGAAGCTTACAAGTTCTTGGATGAGATGGGAAATAAAGGTTACCCTCCAGATATTGTTACTTATAATTGTTTCCTCAAGGTCCTTTGTGACAATAAGAAGTCTGAGGAAGCCCTTAAACTATATGGAAGAATGATTGAATTCGGTTGCCTTCCTAGTGTTCAGACTTATAATATGCTGATTTCAATGTTTTTTGATATGGATGATCCTGATGGAGCATTTGAGACTTGGCACGAAATGGAGGAGTGA
- the LOC112789364 gene encoding AAA-ATPase At3g50940 has translation MAMPFFSSSSAESNLTTAKTFLSAAASFAATVMIIRSVANDLVPGELRDYALSGIHRVLSRFSSTVTMVIDEFDGLSNNEIYEAAETYLGAKISPSAQRLKVAKHDTENDFTLTMERGGSVTDTFNGVSFEWILICRQVESSRSFHSARDINSTLRSELRSMELTFHKKHRAMVLNTYLPHVLKEAKSMKQEAKSLRIFTVDYQNMYGNASDAWVGTNLDHPATFETVSLDEGMKELVMKDLERFVRRKEFYRKVGKAWKRGYLLYGPPGTGKSSLIAAMANYLHFDVYDLELTELQYNSELRRLLIGMANRSILVVEDIDCTIEFKDRMAESTAATGRNDKQVTLSGLLNFIDGLWSSCGDERIIIFTTNHKDKLDPALLRPGRMDVHIHMSYCTPYGFRQLASTYLGITEHTLFGEIEDAIHTTKVTPAEVAEQLLKSSDIETTLKELIDFLRKKKEDQALEDEKKERDAKDEEEQQKQRQHDGGNGKEVTDKEDDS, from the exons atggCAATGCCATTTTTTTCTTCCTCCTCCGCCGAGTCCAACCTCACCACAGCAAAGACCTTCCTCTCGGCGGCCGCCTCCTTCGCCGCCACAGTAATGATCATCCGGTCAGTAGCCAACGACCTCGTCCCCGGCGAGCTTCGCGACTACGCCTTATCCGGAATCCACCGCGTCCTCTCCCGGTTCTCCTCCACCGTCACCATGGTCATCGACGAATTCGACGGCCTCTCCAACAACGAAATCTACGAGGCAGCGGAAACCTACCTCGGCGCCAAAATCTCCCCCTCAGCGCAGCGCTTAAAGGTCGCCAAGCATGACACAGAGAACGACTTCACACTCACCATGGAACGCGGCGGCTCCGTAACCGACACCTTCAACGGCGTGAGCTTCGAGTGGATCCTAATCTGCCGCCAAGTCGAGTCTTCTAGAAGCTTCCACAGCGCTAGGGACATCAACTCCACCCTCCGCTCGGAGCTCCGTTCCATGGAACTCACGTTCCACAAGAAGCACAGGGCAATGGTGCTGAACACCTACCTTCCACATGTGTTGAAAGAAGCGAAATCGATGAAGCAAGAAGCAAAATCTCTTCGGATCTTCACGGTGGATTACCAGAACATGTACGGAAACGCGAGCGATGCGTGGGTGGGGACCAACCTGGACCATCCGGCGACGTTCGAGACGGTGTCGTTGGACGAAGGCATGAAAGAATTAGTGATGAAGGATTTGGAGAGGTTTGTGAGGAGGAAAGAGTTTTATAGAAAGGTTGGGAAGGCGTGGAAGAGAGGGTACTTGCTTTATGGTCCTCCTGGGACTGGGAAATCGAGCTTAATTGCAGCCATGGCTAATTACTTGCATTTCGATGTTTATGATTTGGAGTTGACGGAGCTGCAGTATAACTCTGAGCTCAGGAGGTTGCTCATTGGGATGGCCAATAGATCCATTCTTGTTGTGGAGGATATTGATTGCACCATTGAATTCAAGGATCGCATGGCAGAATCTACTGCTGCCACAGGAAGAAATGACAAGCAG GTGACTCTGTCTGGACTACTGAATTTCATTGACGGATTATGGTCAAGTTGCGGCGATGAGAGGATCATAATTTTCACAACAAACCACAAAGACAAGCTTGACCCAGCCTTGCTGCGACCCGGTCGCATGGACGTTCACATCCACATGTCTTATTGCACTCCATATGGGTTTAGGCAGCTAGCCTCCACGTACCTCGGAATTACAGAACACACCCTTTTTGGAGAGATTGAGGATGCAATTCACACAACCAAGGTAACTCCAGCTGAAGTGGCAGAGCAACTCCTCAAGAGCAGCGACATTGAAACCACTCTTAAAGAGCTCATAGACTTTcttagaaagaagaaagaagatcagGCACTGGAGGATGAGAAGAAGGAACGAGATGCCAAAGACgaggaagaacagcagaagcaACGGCAACATGATGGTGGTAATGGAAAAGAAGTAACCGACAAGGAAGATGATAGTTAA
- the LOC112789373 gene encoding pentatricopeptide repeat-containing protein At1g73400, mitochondrial isoform X1 — protein MPSISRSKTMVGMFHRYLNYLKSPSFSTLTLQAPPQTEATLQLPVFSSFQHSPCHISRSHASCVYLIQSSSLHIHSFGKHVVPMRNYCSETVSVIQNSSFSVNVEEVNGLESYVDKVYNSLMDSSLGFNNLENALDQLGVPLSTPLVTGVLYRLRYDEKIAFRFFTWAGCQQNYSHEPCAYNDMMDILSCTKYKTKQFRIVCDMLEYMKRHNKNTVPVEVLLTILRRYTEKYLTRVQKLAKKKRIRVKTQPEINAFNLLLDALCKCCLVEDAEGLYKKVRKRIKPNADTHNILVFGWCRVRNPTRAMKFLEEMIELGHKPDNFTYNAALDTFFKAGMITEALNLFEFMRTKGSTISSPTAKTYAIVIVALVQNDRMEECFELTGHMISNGCLPDVSTYKDIIEGMCLNGKIDEAYKFLDEMGNKGYPPDIVTYNCFLKVLCDNKKSEEALKLYGRMIEFGCLPSVQTYNMLISMFFDMDDPDGAFETWHEMEE, from the coding sequence ATGCCTTCGATTTCAAGAAGCAAAACGATGGTGGGTATGTTTCATAGGTACCTAAACTATCTGAAAAGTCCTTCCTTTTCGACATTAACCCTTCAAGCTCCACCTCAAACTGAAGCCACGCTTCAATTGccagttttttcttcttttcagcaCTCCCCTTGCCATATTTCAAGATCACATGCTTCTTGTGTTTACTTAATTCAGTCTTCATCACTGCATATTCACTCTTTTGGTAAACATGTTGTTCCAATGCGGAATTATTGTTCAGAAACTGTCTCAGTGATCCAAAATTCTAGCTTTAGTGTGAATGTTGAAGAAGTTAATGGTTTAGAGAGCTATGTTGATAAAGTTTACAACTCTCTGATGGATAGTTCACTAGGTTTTAACAATTTGGAAAATGCCCTTGATCAATTGGGTGTTCCATTGTCTACCCCATTGGTCACCGGGGTGTTGTATAGGCTTCGTTATGATGAAAAGATTGCATTTCGGTTCTTCACTTGGGCTGGCTGTCAACAGAATTATTCACATGAGCCTTGTGCTTATAATGATATGATGGACATCTTATCTTGTACTAAGTACAAGACTAAGCAGTTCCGGATAGTTTGCGACATGCTGGAGTATATGAAGAGGCATAACAAGAACACGGTGCCAGTTGAAGTCCTCTTGACGATTTTGAGGAGGTATACAGAGAAGTATCTGACTCGTGTGCAGAAGCTTGCGAAGAAGAAGAGGATAAGAGTGAAGACGCAGCCAGAAATAAATGCATTTAACTTGCTCTTGGATGCCCTGTGCAAGTGTTGCTTAGTTGAGGATGCTGAAGGTCTGTATAAGAAAGTTAGGAAAAGGATCAAGCCGAATGCAGATACACACAATATATTGGTTTTCGGCTGGTGTAGGGTTAGAAACCCGACTAGGGCAATGAAATTCCTGGAAGAGATGATTGAATTGGGTCATAAGCCTGACAATTTCACTTACAACGCCGCCCTTGATACCTTTTTCAAGGCAGGCATGATAACCGAGGCACTAAATCTTTTCGAATTCATGAGAACGAAAGGTTCAACCATATCTTCTCCCACTGCAAAGACTTATGCAATTGTAATTGTGGCGCTTGTGCAAAATGATAGAATGGAGGAGTGTTTTGAACTTACGGGGCATATGATTAGCAATGGTTGCCTTCCTGATGTTTCAACATACAAGGATATAATTGAAGGGATGTGTTTGAATGGAAAGATAGATGAAGCTTACAAGTTCTTGGATGAGATGGGAAATAAAGGTTACCCTCCAGATATTGTTACTTATAATTGTTTCCTCAAGGTCCTTTGTGACAATAAGAAGTCTGAGGAAGCCCTTAAACTATATGGAAGAATGATTGAATTCGGTTGCCTTCCTAGTGTTCAGACTTATAATATGCTGATTTCAATGTTTTTTGATATGGATGATCCTGATGGAGCATTTGAGACTTGGCACGAAATGGAGGAGTGA
- the LOC112789373 gene encoding pentatricopeptide repeat-containing protein At1g73400, mitochondrial isoform X4 — protein MRNYCSETVSVIQNSSFSVNVEEVNGLESYVDKVYNSLMDSSLGFNNLENALDQLGVPLSTPLVTGVLYRLRYDEKIAFRFFTWAGCQQNYSHEPCAYNDMMDILSCTKYKTKQFRIVCDMLEYMKRHNKNTVPVEVLLTILRRYTEKYLTRVQKLAKKKRIRVKTQPEINAFNLLLDALCKCCLVEDAEGLYKKVRKRIKPNADTHNILVFGWCRVRNPTRAMKFLEEMIELGHKPDNFTYNAALDTFFKAGMITEALNLFEFMRTKGSTISSPTAKTYAIVIVALVQNDRMEECFELTGHMISNGCLPDVSTYKDIIEGMCLNGKIDEAYKFLDEMGNKGYPPDIVTYNCFLKVLCDNKKSEEALKLYGRMIEFGCLPSVQTYNMLISMFFDMDDPDGAFETWHEMEE, from the coding sequence ATGCGGAATTATTGTTCAGAAACTGTCTCAGTGATCCAAAATTCTAGCTTTAGTGTGAATGTTGAAGAAGTTAATGGTTTAGAGAGCTATGTTGATAAAGTTTACAACTCTCTGATGGATAGTTCACTAGGTTTTAACAATTTGGAAAATGCCCTTGATCAATTGGGTGTTCCATTGTCTACCCCATTGGTCACCGGGGTGTTGTATAGGCTTCGTTATGATGAAAAGATTGCATTTCGGTTCTTCACTTGGGCTGGCTGTCAACAGAATTATTCACATGAGCCTTGTGCTTATAATGATATGATGGACATCTTATCTTGTACTAAGTACAAGACTAAGCAGTTCCGGATAGTTTGCGACATGCTGGAGTATATGAAGAGGCATAACAAGAACACGGTGCCAGTTGAAGTCCTCTTGACGATTTTGAGGAGGTATACAGAGAAGTATCTGACTCGTGTGCAGAAGCTTGCGAAGAAGAAGAGGATAAGAGTGAAGACGCAGCCAGAAATAAATGCATTTAACTTGCTCTTGGATGCCCTGTGCAAGTGTTGCTTAGTTGAGGATGCTGAAGGTCTGTATAAGAAAGTTAGGAAAAGGATCAAGCCGAATGCAGATACACACAATATATTGGTTTTCGGCTGGTGTAGGGTTAGAAACCCGACTAGGGCAATGAAATTCCTGGAAGAGATGATTGAATTGGGTCATAAGCCTGACAATTTCACTTACAACGCCGCCCTTGATACCTTTTTCAAGGCAGGCATGATAACCGAGGCACTAAATCTTTTCGAATTCATGAGAACGAAAGGTTCAACCATATCTTCTCCCACTGCAAAGACTTATGCAATTGTAATTGTGGCGCTTGTGCAAAATGATAGAATGGAGGAGTGTTTTGAACTTACGGGGCATATGATTAGCAATGGTTGCCTTCCTGATGTTTCAACATACAAGGATATAATTGAAGGGATGTGTTTGAATGGAAAGATAGATGAAGCTTACAAGTTCTTGGATGAGATGGGAAATAAAGGTTACCCTCCAGATATTGTTACTTATAATTGTTTCCTCAAGGTCCTTTGTGACAATAAGAAGTCTGAGGAAGCCCTTAAACTATATGGAAGAATGATTGAATTCGGTTGCCTTCCTAGTGTTCAGACTTATAATATGCTGATTTCAATGTTTTTTGATATGGATGATCCTGATGGAGCATTTGAGACTTGGCACGAAATGGAGGAGTGA
- the LOC112789373 gene encoding pentatricopeptide repeat-containing protein At1g73400, mitochondrial isoform X2: MPYATLWPLQSSLSKTTPNLERSCIISHFFSSFQHSPCHISRSHASCVYLIQSSSLHIHSFGKHVVPMRNYCSETVSVIQNSSFSVNVEEVNGLESYVDKVYNSLMDSSLGFNNLENALDQLGVPLSTPLVTGVLYRLRYDEKIAFRFFTWAGCQQNYSHEPCAYNDMMDILSCTKYKTKQFRIVCDMLEYMKRHNKNTVPVEVLLTILRRYTEKYLTRVQKLAKKKRIRVKTQPEINAFNLLLDALCKCCLVEDAEGLYKKVRKRIKPNADTHNILVFGWCRVRNPTRAMKFLEEMIELGHKPDNFTYNAALDTFFKAGMITEALNLFEFMRTKGSTISSPTAKTYAIVIVALVQNDRMEECFELTGHMISNGCLPDVSTYKDIIEGMCLNGKIDEAYKFLDEMGNKGYPPDIVTYNCFLKVLCDNKKSEEALKLYGRMIEFGCLPSVQTYNMLISMFFDMDDPDGAFETWHEMEE; this comes from the exons atgcctTATGCTACTCTTTGGCCCCTCCAGTCTTCGCTATCAAAAACGACACCGAATTTGGAACGAAGCTGCATCATCAGTCACT ttttttcttcttttcagcaCTCCCCTTGCCATATTTCAAGATCACATGCTTCTTGTGTTTACTTAATTCAGTCTTCATCACTGCATATTCACTCTTTTGGTAAACATGTTGTTCCAATGCGGAATTATTGTTCAGAAACTGTCTCAGTGATCCAAAATTCTAGCTTTAGTGTGAATGTTGAAGAAGTTAATGGTTTAGAGAGCTATGTTGATAAAGTTTACAACTCTCTGATGGATAGTTCACTAGGTTTTAACAATTTGGAAAATGCCCTTGATCAATTGGGTGTTCCATTGTCTACCCCATTGGTCACCGGGGTGTTGTATAGGCTTCGTTATGATGAAAAGATTGCATTTCGGTTCTTCACTTGGGCTGGCTGTCAACAGAATTATTCACATGAGCCTTGTGCTTATAATGATATGATGGACATCTTATCTTGTACTAAGTACAAGACTAAGCAGTTCCGGATAGTTTGCGACATGCTGGAGTATATGAAGAGGCATAACAAGAACACGGTGCCAGTTGAAGTCCTCTTGACGATTTTGAGGAGGTATACAGAGAAGTATCTGACTCGTGTGCAGAAGCTTGCGAAGAAGAAGAGGATAAGAGTGAAGACGCAGCCAGAAATAAATGCATTTAACTTGCTCTTGGATGCCCTGTGCAAGTGTTGCTTAGTTGAGGATGCTGAAGGTCTGTATAAGAAAGTTAGGAAAAGGATCAAGCCGAATGCAGATACACACAATATATTGGTTTTCGGCTGGTGTAGGGTTAGAAACCCGACTAGGGCAATGAAATTCCTGGAAGAGATGATTGAATTGGGTCATAAGCCTGACAATTTCACTTACAACGCCGCCCTTGATACCTTTTTCAAGGCAGGCATGATAACCGAGGCACTAAATCTTTTCGAATTCATGAGAACGAAAGGTTCAACCATATCTTCTCCCACTGCAAAGACTTATGCAATTGTAATTGTGGCGCTTGTGCAAAATGATAGAATGGAGGAGTGTTTTGAACTTACGGGGCATATGATTAGCAATGGTTGCCTTCCTGATGTTTCAACATACAAGGATATAATTGAAGGGATGTGTTTGAATGGAAAGATAGATGAAGCTTACAAGTTCTTGGATGAGATGGGAAATAAAGGTTACCCTCCAGATATTGTTACTTATAATTGTTTCCTCAAGGTCCTTTGTGACAATAAGAAGTCTGAGGAAGCCCTTAAACTATATGGAAGAATGATTGAATTCGGTTGCCTTCCTAGTGTTCAGACTTATAATATGCTGATTTCAATGTTTTTTGATATGGATGATCCTGATGGAGCATTTGAGACTTGGCACGAAATGGAGGAGTGA
- the LOC112789382 gene encoding biogenesis of lysosome-related organelles complex 1 subunit 2 — MDGANNGEPQNQKRDELTESLNDLFSSISTMIKSELQGTNNQLELLEKMNVRVAEEYKGYGDLASGLRVFVEQLKCKSGSFNEYVEQIDAIEKQVTEFEVVVSMLDKYVCLLESRVQSVYQTRLHPPPNN; from the exons ATGGATGGCGCAAACAATGGTGAACCACAAAATCAGAAGCGTGATGAACTTACAGAGTCACTCAATGATCTCTTTAGCAGCATTAGCACAATGATCAAATCGGAGCTTCAG GGGACTAATAATCAACTTGAGTTATTAGAGAAGATGAATGTGAGGGTTGCGGAAGAGTACAAAGGTTACGGCGACTTAGCTTCAGGGTTGAGGGTTTTTGTGGAGCAGTTGAAATGCAAGAGTGGTAGCTTCAACGAATATGTTGAGCAGATTGATGCCATAGAGAAGCAAGTAACTGAATTTGAAGTTGTGGTCTCTATGCTTGACAAATATGTGTGTCTGTTGGAATCAAGAGTGCAGTCTGTGTACCAAACTAGGCTTCATCCTCCTCCTAATAATTAG
- the LOC112789373 gene encoding pentatricopeptide repeat-containing protein At1g73400, mitochondrial isoform X5 — protein MDSSLGFNNLENALDQLGVPLSTPLVTGVLYRLRYDEKIAFRFFTWAGCQQNYSHEPCAYNDMMDILSCTKYKTKQFRIVCDMLEYMKRHNKNTVPVEVLLTILRRYTEKYLTRVQKLAKKKRIRVKTQPEINAFNLLLDALCKCCLVEDAEGLYKKVRKRIKPNADTHNILVFGWCRVRNPTRAMKFLEEMIELGHKPDNFTYNAALDTFFKAGMITEALNLFEFMRTKGSTISSPTAKTYAIVIVALVQNDRMEECFELTGHMISNGCLPDVSTYKDIIEGMCLNGKIDEAYKFLDEMGNKGYPPDIVTYNCFLKVLCDNKKSEEALKLYGRMIEFGCLPSVQTYNMLISMFFDMDDPDGAFETWHEMEE, from the coding sequence ATGGATAGTTCACTAGGTTTTAACAATTTGGAAAATGCCCTTGATCAATTGGGTGTTCCATTGTCTACCCCATTGGTCACCGGGGTGTTGTATAGGCTTCGTTATGATGAAAAGATTGCATTTCGGTTCTTCACTTGGGCTGGCTGTCAACAGAATTATTCACATGAGCCTTGTGCTTATAATGATATGATGGACATCTTATCTTGTACTAAGTACAAGACTAAGCAGTTCCGGATAGTTTGCGACATGCTGGAGTATATGAAGAGGCATAACAAGAACACGGTGCCAGTTGAAGTCCTCTTGACGATTTTGAGGAGGTATACAGAGAAGTATCTGACTCGTGTGCAGAAGCTTGCGAAGAAGAAGAGGATAAGAGTGAAGACGCAGCCAGAAATAAATGCATTTAACTTGCTCTTGGATGCCCTGTGCAAGTGTTGCTTAGTTGAGGATGCTGAAGGTCTGTATAAGAAAGTTAGGAAAAGGATCAAGCCGAATGCAGATACACACAATATATTGGTTTTCGGCTGGTGTAGGGTTAGAAACCCGACTAGGGCAATGAAATTCCTGGAAGAGATGATTGAATTGGGTCATAAGCCTGACAATTTCACTTACAACGCCGCCCTTGATACCTTTTTCAAGGCAGGCATGATAACCGAGGCACTAAATCTTTTCGAATTCATGAGAACGAAAGGTTCAACCATATCTTCTCCCACTGCAAAGACTTATGCAATTGTAATTGTGGCGCTTGTGCAAAATGATAGAATGGAGGAGTGTTTTGAACTTACGGGGCATATGATTAGCAATGGTTGCCTTCCTGATGTTTCAACATACAAGGATATAATTGAAGGGATGTGTTTGAATGGAAAGATAGATGAAGCTTACAAGTTCTTGGATGAGATGGGAAATAAAGGTTACCCTCCAGATATTGTTACTTATAATTGTTTCCTCAAGGTCCTTTGTGACAATAAGAAGTCTGAGGAAGCCCTTAAACTATATGGAAGAATGATTGAATTCGGTTGCCTTCCTAGTGTTCAGACTTATAATATGCTGATTTCAATGTTTTTTGATATGGATGATCCTGATGGAGCATTTGAGACTTGGCACGAAATGGAGGAGTGA